From the genome of Methanothrix soehngenii GP6:
AGCCCATAAGATAACCATTTTTCGGCTTAACTATAAAAGATCGATCTCACCAGTAGCGAGAATTCACTGGCGTGAGCGGTCAATGGTTTCCACCGCCTTCACAACGCTCTCCCATTCCGGGCAGTATGAGACCTGGCTGCGATAATCCTCAATTCCAGTGCCGTTCAGGCTCCATGGGTGCTGAAATAGAATTCCATGCCGATCTGGATCGCTCTTCACGAACTCCACTATATTGATGTCCAGATCATCGATAAGCACATCTGATGGCACATTATGCTTGGTCCCCGTTCTGGCCCAGTAGTAGCCCTTCAGGGAAGGAAAATGGGCGCTCAGCCATCGGCGGGTAGCCTCTTCGGTATGCGGCCTCCTGGCGGTCACCACGAAGACATCATGGTGGCTGAGCTTCTTTATCGCCTTTTGCGAGCCATGGATAATTGGCACTTGCATCACATATTCCGGATCCGAAAGCAATCTAGATATCTCCTCCCAGACCTCCCTTCCCTCGAAGGTCCAGTGCGCACGATCGACATCGCTCTTGGAATATATGAGGCCGTATTCCCTCTCGATCTCCCTCAGAACAGCAGCCACCTGATCTGCGAGCACCCCGTCGATGTCCACAGCGATCTTTAATGTCATTTTTTGCGGAAACCTCGTTTATTTGAGTTGGTGAATATCGATATGCAACCACTGTCCTGCTCAACTGCTCCATTCAACTGCATTATCCTATTGCTGATCCTCAACTGCCTCATTCAGCGG
Proteins encoded in this window:
- a CDS encoding 5' nucleotidase, NT5C type, yielding MTLKIAVDIDGVLADQVAAVLREIEREYGLIYSKSDVDRAHWTFEGREVWEEISRLLSDPEYVMQVPIIHGSQKAIKKLSHHDVFVVTARRPHTEEATRRWLSAHFPSLKGYYWARTGTKHNVPSDVLIDDLDINIVEFVKSDPDRHGILFQHPWSLNGTGIEDYRSQVSYCPEWESVVKAVETIDRSRQ